A region of Bacillota bacterium DNA encodes the following proteins:
- a CDS encoding type II secretion system F family protein, which yields MQVYYNVVFALVFGAVLMLLAGLSVRRPRRDLGQIVKPAASFSAGTQAEAVVEKRRRSGGFLSRLEQEARKAGVNLKARDFVAVAVVVGCAGFVLGSLLGGTSVGLALSLGALAAPYVLLGRAKRQRAQVLSNQLEPVLMSVSASLRGGASLAQAVGRAAEAAPAPVRDVVAQIDRAVRLGATPAEAIEDASKTVDSREWLIWAVSTAVLARAGGNLADVYDRLVETVRDRKAFRQQLRALTAQTRMSATVVSLFPVGAVALVRLVNPAYYGPMLATWTGRAVFFLSLGAIAVGWLIIQRMLGGVPEEG from the coding sequence GTGCAGGTCTACTACAACGTGGTGTTTGCCCTGGTCTTCGGCGCAGTGCTCATGCTCCTCGCGGGGCTGTCGGTGCGCCGGCCGCGGCGCGACCTGGGTCAGATCGTTAAGCCCGCCGCGTCGTTTTCCGCGGGTACGCAGGCCGAGGCCGTGGTCGAGAAGAGGCGGCGCTCGGGCGGGTTCCTCTCCCGGCTGGAGCAGGAGGCCAGGAAGGCGGGGGTCAATCTGAAAGCCCGCGACTTTGTGGCCGTGGCGGTGGTGGTGGGCTGCGCCGGGTTCGTGCTGGGGTCCCTGCTCGGCGGCACGAGTGTGGGGCTGGCGCTCTCTCTGGGCGCGCTGGCGGCGCCCTATGTGCTCCTCGGCCGCGCCAAGAGGCAGCGGGCGCAGGTGCTCTCGAACCAGCTCGAGCCGGTGCTCATGTCGGTTTCCGCCTCCCTGCGCGGCGGCGCCTCGCTGGCCCAGGCCGTGGGCCGGGCGGCGGAGGCGGCGCCCGCTCCGGTGCGGGACGTGGTGGCCCAGATCGACCGCGCGGTGAGGCTGGGGGCCACTCCCGCGGAGGCCATCGAGGATGCCTCGAAGACCGTGGACTCGCGGGAGTGGCTGATATGGGCGGTGTCCACAGCCGTGCTCGCCCGCGCGGGCGGGAACCTGGCTGACGTCTACGACCGTTTGGTGGAGACCGTGCGCGACCGCAAGGCTTTCCGGCAGCAGCTCCGCGCGCTCACCGCCCAGACCAGGATGTCCGCCACGGTGGTCTCGCTCTTTCCGGTGGGGGCGGTGGCCCTCGTCCGCCTGGTCAACCCGGCCTACTACGGGCCCATGCTGGCGACCTGGACGGGCCGGGCCGTGTTTTTCCTGTCGCTGGGGGCCATAGCGGTGGGCTGGCTCATCATCCAGAGGATGCTGGGCGGGGTCCCGGAGGAGGGATGA
- a CDS encoding CpaF family protein, with amino-acid sequence MADDYMRRKLGLAPVPGGKGGLSVPPEDPGYVDEVVVRVRTRLMAEVPAEVLHDAKKPEVRTRLEKAVERLVREEASRLGRVASVKLAEDVLSDIFGYGPIQPLVEDPEVTEIMVNGPGEVWVEKGGRLHRTELKFRDDAHLLGVIERIVGPLGRRVDEAVPMVDARLPDGSRVNAIIPPLALNGPCLTVRKFGRRLSAQDLLRLGALGERELAFLGACVRGKANILVSGGAGSGKTTLLNVLSGFIPGGERVLTIEDAAELHLDHPHWVRLESRPANVEGKGEVTIRQLVRNALRMRPDRIVVGEVRGGEALDMLQAMNTGHEGSLCTAHANSPADALRRLEVMVLMAGEDLPHRAVREQIASALDLVVHVARLRDGSRRVTQISEVAGVDRSGQPEVRDLFRFKVESQAEGQISGRLVPTGVTPGFADKLSFYGAELNANWFREEGE; translated from the coding sequence GTGGCGGACGACTACATGCGCAGGAAGCTGGGGCTGGCCCCGGTCCCGGGCGGCAAAGGAGGTCTGTCCGTGCCGCCCGAGGACCCGGGCTATGTGGACGAGGTAGTGGTCAGGGTGCGTACCCGGCTGATGGCCGAAGTCCCCGCGGAGGTGCTCCACGACGCGAAGAAGCCCGAGGTGCGGACCCGGCTGGAGAAGGCGGTCGAGCGCCTGGTGCGGGAAGAGGCCTCGCGCCTGGGCCGGGTGGCCAGCGTCAAGCTGGCCGAGGACGTCCTCTCGGACATCTTCGGCTACGGGCCCATCCAGCCGCTGGTTGAGGACCCCGAGGTCACCGAGATCATGGTGAACGGCCCCGGGGAGGTGTGGGTGGAGAAGGGCGGACGGCTGCACCGCACCGAGCTCAAGTTCCGCGACGACGCACACCTCCTGGGCGTGATCGAGCGTATCGTGGGGCCGCTCGGCCGGCGGGTGGACGAGGCGGTGCCCATGGTGGACGCGCGGCTCCCGGACGGCAGCCGTGTGAACGCCATCATCCCCCCGCTCGCGCTCAACGGCCCCTGCCTCACCGTGCGGAAGTTCGGACGGCGGCTGTCGGCCCAGGACCTGCTGCGGCTGGGGGCTTTGGGCGAGCGGGAGCTGGCCTTCCTCGGCGCCTGCGTGCGGGGCAAGGCCAACATCCTGGTGTCCGGCGGGGCGGGGTCGGGCAAGACCACCCTGCTCAACGTGCTCTCGGGCTTCATACCCGGAGGTGAGCGCGTGCTGACCATCGAGGACGCGGCCGAGCTGCACCTCGATCACCCCCACTGGGTGCGGCTGGAGTCCAGGCCTGCAAACGTGGAGGGCAAGGGCGAGGTGACCATCCGGCAGCTCGTGCGCAACGCCCTCCGGATGCGGCCCGACCGCATAGTGGTGGGCGAGGTGCGCGGCGGCGAGGCGCTGGACATGCTGCAGGCCATGAACACCGGGCACGAGGGCAGCCTGTGCACCGCGCACGCCAACAGCCCCGCGGACGCCCTCCGGCGGCTGGAGGTGATGGTCCTCATGGCCGGGGAGGACCTGCCCCACCGCGCCGTGCGCGAGCAGATCGCCTCGGCGCTCGACCTGGTTGTGCACGTGGCCCGGCTGCGCGACGGCTCGCGGCGCGTCACCCAGATCTCGGAGGTGGCCGGGGTAGACCGGTCGGGCCAGCCGGAGGTGCGTGACCTGTTCCGTTTCAAGGTGGAATCCCAGGCGGAGGGGCAGATATCCGGCCGGCTGGTGCCTACGGGGGTAACGCCGGGGTTTGCGGACAAACTCAGCTTCTACGGGGCCGAGCTGAATGCAAACTGGTTCCGGGAAGAGGGGGAATAG